The following proteins are encoded in a genomic region of Micromonospora olivasterospora:
- a CDS encoding IS5 family transposase (programmed frameshift) — protein MGVSRRHELTDDEWALLAPLLPADPPRGGRWRDHRTTVSGILYRERTGIPWRDLPERFGPWKTVYQRKRRWAMDGTWSRICAALRIDCDAEEGDEWTVGVDTSSIRAHQHAAGARRPGGGSPEKGEAARDEKGGREALGRSRGGLTTKLHLAADRRCRPIARHTTCGQRADCTGFTQVMAAIRIPRRVGRPRTRPGHVLADKAYSSKAIRSHLRRRGIKATIPIKADQAANRREKGSRGGRPPNFDRERYKQRNTAERAFNKLKQFRAVATRYDKRDYMYQATVDIATMKIWLRDLTRDR, from the exons ATTGGCGTGTCTCGACGGCATGAGTTGACCGATGACGAGTGGGCGCTTCTGGCGCCGTTGCTGCCAGCGGATCCGCCGCGTGGGGGCCGATGGCGTGACCATCGGACGACGGTCTCGGGGATCTTGTACCGGGAACGTACCGGGATTCCGTGGCGTGACCTGCCGGAGCGGTTCGGTCCGTGGAAGACGGTCTACCAGCGCAAACGCAGGTGGGCGATGGACGGCACCTGGTCGCGGATCTGCGCGGCGTTGCGGATCGACTGCGACGCGGAGGAAGGCGACGAGTGGACGGTCGGAGTGGACACCTCCTCGATCCGGGCACACCAGCACGCGGCGGGTGCGCGG CGCCCCGGCGGCGGATCACCCGAAAAGGGGGAAGCCGCAAGGGACGAAAAGGGCGGAAGGGAAGCCCTCGGCCGGTCCCGTGGCGGGTTGACCACCAAGCTGCACCTGGCCGCTGACCGGCGTTGCCGTCCGATCGCCCGGCACACCACGTGCGGGCAGCGGGCCGACTGTACCGGCTTCACGCAGGTCATGGCCGCCATCCGGATCCCGCGTCGGGTCGGCCGGCCGCGTACCCGTCCCGGGCATGTCCTGGCTGACAAGGCGTACAGCTCGAAGGCTATCCGTTCTCACTTACGCCGCCGCGGCATCAAGGCCACGATCCCGATCAAGGCCGATCAGGCGGCCAACCGTCGCGAGAAGGGATCCCGCGGCGGCCGGCCACCGAACTTCGACCGGGAGCGCTACAAGCAGCGCAACACCGCTGAGCGGGCGTTCAACAAGCTCAAGCAGTTCCGGGCGGTCGCGACCAGGTACGACAAGCGCGACTACATGTACCAGGCCACCGTCGACATCGCCACGATGAAGATCTGGCTACGTGACCTCACCCGAGATCGATGA
- a CDS encoding NifU family protein has protein sequence MIPIHPQPVADHPEQLRWITPAGVLPFTGVAAALPAPLAALREDGTLAKVRVDPTAIVTTLHPGRQWSRDGARVRTALHTALADPSGWTPADVRGEPDDGPLRVAAQELLDGPVGDLARSHGGHIELVDVRDGTVTVTLAGACHGCPAARTTLRQGLEDRLRRSHPQLRAVTADPHRR, from the coding sequence ATGATCCCCATCCACCCCCAGCCCGTCGCAGATCACCCCGAGCAGCTGCGCTGGATCACCCCGGCCGGGGTGCTGCCCTTCACCGGCGTCGCCGCCGCCCTGCCGGCTCCACTCGCAGCGTTACGCGAGGACGGCACCCTCGCTAAGGTCCGCGTCGATCCCACGGCGATCGTCACCACACTGCACCCCGGTCGGCAGTGGTCCCGCGACGGCGCCCGCGTCCGTACGGCGCTGCACACTGCTCTCGCCGACCCGTCCGGCTGGACCCCGGCCGACGTCCGCGGCGAGCCGGACGACGGGCCGCTGCGAGTCGCCGCCCAGGAGTTGCTCGACGGGCCCGTCGGCGACCTCGCTCGCTCCCACGGTGGGCACATCGAGCTCGTCGACGTGCGCGACGGCACCGTCACCGTCACGCTCGCCGGCGCCTGCCACGGCTGCCCCGCCGCCCGCACCACCCTGCGCCAGGGGCTGGAAGACCGGCTTCGTCGCAGCCACCCTCAGCTGCGCGCAGTCACCGCTGACCCGCACCGCCGCTGA
- the feoB gene encoding ferrous iron transporter B → MTDAGCHTGAGGGAVDTALPRLALAGSPNAGKTSIFNALTGLHAKTGNYPGVTVSRFVGTLQAGDRRYLIEDLPGTYSLDPISPDEQIMVDVLDGRLDGEAPPDALLVVVDATTLRRSLRFVAQVLRRGLPTCLVVTFTDEMTVRQGQVDLSALQQALGVPVVRVLGNRGQGIDELREQIVRWPTWPTPALPPPDDPAEADAWAESVLSFARYRAPERHRVTQRVDAVLLHPLWGTIVFLAVMVAFFQTVFTLAAPLQGYVETFFGWLSGLVTTHISNPWLAGLLGDAVIGGVGAVLVFVPQIMLLFLLISLLEGVGYMSRAAFLMDRVMARAGLEGRAFVALLSSFACAIPGIMATRTLPSAKDRLATMMAAPLMTCSARLPVYVLLIGLLVDPSARWGPFGAQGLVMFGMYLLGAVSAMTAAWVFKKLGDRSGPLLPFYMEMPPYRIPSARSVLIAVGDSARSFLRKCTTIIAVTTVSLWLLLNLPLHSSADLRAHGVDPGNDTAVSAYVADHSYAAGLGHLVAPVFDPLGFDWRINIGVLSAQSARETFVATLGQVAAAENPDEPAKALKAMKYTHGPHAGQPLFTAPTIAALLVYFAFALQCMATVGIIRRETGGWKWPLIAFGYLTALAWIMAYVARTITALLAG, encoded by the coding sequence GTGACGGACGCCGGTTGCCACACCGGGGCCGGGGGTGGCGCCGTTGACACGGCTCTGCCCCGCCTGGCCCTGGCGGGCAGCCCGAACGCCGGTAAGACAAGCATCTTCAACGCGCTGACCGGTCTGCACGCCAAGACGGGCAACTACCCCGGTGTGACGGTGTCCCGATTCGTCGGCACCCTGCAGGCGGGCGACCGGCGGTACCTGATCGAGGATCTGCCGGGCACCTACAGCCTTGACCCGATCAGCCCGGACGAGCAGATCATGGTCGACGTGCTCGACGGCCGCCTCGACGGCGAGGCGCCGCCGGATGCGCTGCTGGTCGTGGTGGACGCCACCACGCTGCGCCGGTCCCTGCGGTTCGTCGCGCAGGTGCTGCGCCGCGGCCTGCCCACCTGCCTGGTGGTGACCTTCACCGACGAGATGACCGTACGGCAGGGCCAGGTGGACCTGTCGGCGTTGCAGCAGGCGCTGGGTGTGCCGGTGGTGCGGGTGCTCGGTAACCGCGGGCAGGGCATCGACGAGCTGCGCGAGCAGATCGTGCGGTGGCCGACGTGGCCGACGCCGGCCCTGCCGCCACCTGACGACCCGGCCGAGGCGGACGCCTGGGCGGAGTCGGTGTTGAGCTTCGCCCGTTACCGGGCCCCGGAACGTCACCGCGTCACCCAGCGCGTCGACGCGGTGCTGCTGCACCCGCTGTGGGGCACGATCGTGTTCCTCGCCGTGATGGTGGCCTTCTTCCAGACGGTGTTCACTCTCGCCGCGCCCCTGCAGGGCTACGTGGAGACGTTCTTCGGGTGGCTGTCCGGGCTGGTGACCACCCACATCAGCAACCCCTGGCTGGCCGGACTGCTCGGCGACGCCGTCATCGGCGGCGTCGGCGCGGTGCTCGTCTTCGTGCCGCAGATCATGCTGCTGTTCCTGCTGATCTCCCTGCTCGAGGGCGTCGGCTACATGTCGCGCGCCGCGTTCCTGATGGACCGGGTGATGGCCCGCGCCGGCCTGGAGGGGCGCGCGTTCGTGGCGCTGCTGTCCTCGTTCGCCTGCGCGATCCCGGGCATCATGGCCACCCGCACCCTGCCGTCGGCCAAGGACCGCCTGGCCACCATGATGGCGGCGCCGCTGATGACCTGCTCCGCGCGGCTGCCGGTGTACGTGCTGCTGATCGGCCTGCTGGTTGACCCGTCCGCCCGGTGGGGGCCGTTCGGAGCGCAGGGGCTGGTCATGTTCGGCATGTACCTGCTCGGCGCGGTCTCGGCCATGACCGCCGCCTGGGTGTTCAAGAAACTCGGCGACCGCAGCGGCCCGCTGCTGCCGTTCTACATGGAGATGCCCCCGTACCGGATCCCCTCGGCCCGCTCGGTGCTGATCGCGGTCGGCGACTCGGCCAGGTCGTTCCTGCGCAAGTGCACCACGATCATCGCGGTTACCACCGTCAGCCTGTGGCTGCTGCTGAACCTGCCCCTGCACTCGAGCGCCGACCTGCGCGCTCACGGCGTGGACCCGGGCAACGACACGGCGGTCTCCGCCTACGTCGCCGACCACAGCTACGCCGCCGGCCTGGGCCACCTCGTCGCGCCGGTCTTCGACCCCCTCGGCTTCGACTGGCGGATCAACATCGGCGTGCTGTCGGCGCAGTCGGCCCGGGAGACCTTCGTCGCCACCCTCGGCCAGGTCGCTGCCGCGGAGAACCCCGACGAACCGGCCAAGGCCCTCAAGGCGATGAAATACACCCACGGGCCGCACGCCGGGCAACCGCTGTTCACCGCCCCGACCATCGCGGCGCTGCTGGTCTACTTCGCCTTCGCGTTGCAGTGCATGGCCACGGTCGGCATCATCCGCCGGGAGACCGGCGGCTGGAAGTGGCCCCTGATCGCGTTCGGCTACCTGACCGCGCTGGCCTGGATCATGGCGTACGTCGCCAGGACCATCACCGCACTCCTGGCGGGCTGA
- a CDS encoding FeoA family protein, with amino-acid sequence MRTPALAQPEAVVSDAAASTGSAGRLSDLPPGSGATIVGLADGAPPSTAHRLADLGFTAGTLVQVVRRAPLRDPVVYRVKDYDLCLRRAQAAHVLIRDAR; translated from the coding sequence GTGAGAACTCCTGCGCTCGCCCAGCCCGAGGCCGTGGTCAGTGACGCCGCGGCGTCCACCGGGTCAGCGGGTCGGCTGTCCGACCTGCCCCCGGGTAGCGGGGCCACGATCGTGGGCCTGGCCGATGGGGCGCCGCCTTCGACGGCCCACCGGCTCGCGGACCTCGGGTTCACCGCCGGCACGCTGGTGCAGGTCGTGCGTCGCGCGCCGCTGCGGGATCCGGTGGTGTATCGGGTCAAGGACTATGACCTGTGCCTGCGCCGCGCGCAGGCCGCGCACGTGCTGATCCGGGACGCACGGTGA
- a CDS encoding response regulator transcription factor: protein MRVLVVEDEAALAQVLRAGLTDEGFAVDVQHTGTDGLWAATENPYDVIVLDIMLPGLNGYEVCRRLRSAGVWTPVLMLTAKDGEYDQADAFDLGADDYLVKPFSFVVLVARLRALVRRGAPARPVVLTAGDLTVDPARRLVSRAGQAVRVTAREFALLEFLMRHRGDVVSKRQIIDNVWDAHFDGDPNIVEVYVGYLRRKIDQPFGRRAIQTERGMGYRLAADGG, encoded by the coding sequence GTGCGGGTGCTGGTCGTCGAGGACGAGGCCGCCCTGGCGCAGGTGCTGCGCGCCGGCCTGACGGACGAGGGTTTCGCCGTGGATGTGCAGCACACCGGGACCGACGGGCTGTGGGCGGCCACCGAGAACCCGTACGACGTGATCGTGCTGGACATCATGCTGCCGGGCCTGAACGGCTACGAGGTGTGCCGGCGGCTGCGGTCGGCGGGCGTGTGGACGCCGGTGTTGATGTTGACCGCGAAGGACGGGGAGTACGACCAGGCGGACGCCTTCGACCTCGGGGCCGACGACTACCTGGTCAAGCCGTTCTCGTTCGTGGTGCTGGTGGCCCGGCTGCGGGCTCTGGTGCGCCGGGGCGCGCCGGCCCGGCCGGTCGTGCTGACCGCCGGGGACCTGACCGTGGATCCGGCCCGACGGCTGGTCAGCCGGGCCGGCCAGGCCGTCCGGGTCACCGCCCGGGAGTTCGCGCTGCTGGAGTTCCTGATGCGCCACCGCGGTGACGTGGTGTCCAAACGGCAGATCATCGACAACGTCTGGGACGCCCACTTCGACGGCGACCCCAACATCGTCGAGGTGTACGTCGGCTACCTCCGCCGCAAGATCGACCAGCCGTTCGGGCGCCGGGCGATCCAGACCGAGCGGGGCATGGGCTACCGCCTGGCAGCCGACGGCGGATGA
- a CDS encoding sensor histidine kinase produces the protein MTMLVRWARRHLGVRLRSALAAAVVVGAAFAVGAVAFVYLARVDLAGNMDAAARQRAAEVVAAVAAGDQEALGQTLKPSPGEQTLVQVLDPSGRVEAASAVLGDAAPLSPLRPRPGQLLGEQRLLPFADEDPFRIAAVGVATGSGTRTVLVAQSLRPVNESTEAVAAILAAGLAPMLLVVGAAVFWFVGRSLRPVEAIRRRVAGITARDLHARVPVPAARDEVAALAETMNRMLERLETAAASQRRFVADASHELRSPLATLRAGLDRLALTRPPDVHHDLVELLRRETSRLGDLVADLLLLARIDERGAARRCDDVDLDDLAYTEQERLAAHHPELAVRADLAPVRVTGDAHDLGRALRNLADNAARHARTRVILRVSVRDGWGCVEVTDDGPGVPEADRERIFDRFVRLDDSRARSEGGSGLGLAITREVIAAHGGRVEVMPGPDMTVRILLPRNGDV, from the coding sequence ATGACCATGCTCGTCCGGTGGGCCAGACGGCACCTGGGGGTACGGCTGCGGTCGGCGCTGGCCGCCGCCGTTGTCGTGGGGGCAGCCTTCGCCGTCGGCGCGGTGGCGTTCGTCTACCTCGCCCGCGTGGATCTCGCCGGCAACATGGATGCCGCGGCGAGGCAACGGGCGGCCGAGGTGGTCGCGGCGGTGGCCGCCGGCGACCAGGAGGCGCTCGGCCAGACGCTGAAGCCCAGCCCGGGAGAACAGACGTTGGTGCAGGTCCTCGACCCCTCGGGGCGGGTCGAGGCGGCCTCGGCCGTGCTGGGCGACGCCGCGCCCTTGTCGCCGCTGCGGCCCCGGCCCGGTCAGCTGCTGGGCGAGCAGCGGCTGCTGCCGTTCGCCGACGAGGACCCCTTCCGGATCGCGGCCGTTGGGGTGGCCACCGGCTCGGGCACCCGCACGGTGCTGGTGGCGCAGTCGCTGCGGCCGGTCAACGAGAGCACCGAGGCGGTCGCGGCGATCCTGGCCGCCGGACTGGCGCCCATGCTGCTGGTGGTCGGCGCGGCCGTCTTCTGGTTCGTCGGACGATCCCTGCGCCCGGTCGAGGCGATCCGCCGGCGGGTCGCCGGCATCACCGCCCGTGACCTGCACGCCCGGGTGCCCGTGCCGGCCGCCCGAGATGAGGTCGCGGCGCTCGCCGAGACGATGAACCGGATGCTCGAGCGCCTGGAGACCGCCGCGGCGAGCCAGCGCCGCTTCGTCGCCGACGCCAGCCACGAACTGCGCAGCCCTCTGGCCACCCTGCGCGCCGGCCTCGACCGCCTGGCGCTGACACGCCCGCCCGACGTCCACCACGACCTGGTCGAGCTGCTGCGCCGCGAGACCAGCCGGCTCGGCGACCTCGTCGCCGACCTGCTCCTGCTCGCCCGCATCGACGAGCGCGGCGCCGCCCGCCGCTGCGACGACGTCGACCTCGACGATCTCGCCTACACCGAGCAGGAACGGCTCGCCGCGCACCACCCGGAGCTGGCCGTCCGGGCCGACCTCGCCCCGGTTCGGGTGACCGGAGACGCCCACGATCTGGGTCGGGCGTTGCGGAATCTGGCGGACAACGCCGCCCGGCACGCCCGTACCCGGGTGATCCTGCGCGTGTCGGTGCGTGACGGCTGGGGGTGCGTCGAGGTCACCGACGACGGACCCGGCGTCCCGGAGGCTGACCGGGAGCGCATCTTCGACCGGTTCGTCCGTCTGGACGACAGCCGCGCGCGCTCTGAAGGCGGCAGCGGCCTGGGCCTCGCCATTACCCGGGAGGTGATCGCGGCGCACGGCGGGCGCGTGGAGGTCATGCCTGGTCCTGACATGACCGTCCGGATCCTCCTGCCCCGCAACGGCGACGTCTGA
- a CDS encoding phosphatase PAP2 family protein — translation MNYHLFQIVNDTAGRSDLVDDVFEWSAVWLIYVLAATAAVPVLAHLRHGRAALVRVVASLGLAFAVGQAVAALSTEVRPFQTHAVHQLIPHAAGASLPSDHATAAFAVAFAVGALLSRRWGVALSVLATIIGFARVWTGVHYPGDILAGALIAAAAVATIGIVGRVYDRRTRRRLDTTA, via the coding sequence ATGAACTATCACCTGTTCCAGATTGTCAACGACACAGCCGGCCGCAGTGACCTCGTCGACGACGTCTTCGAATGGTCGGCGGTGTGGCTGATCTACGTGCTCGCCGCCACCGCGGCCGTCCCGGTCCTGGCTCACCTGCGGCACGGGCGCGCCGCCCTGGTGCGCGTCGTGGCGTCTCTCGGGCTGGCCTTCGCCGTCGGGCAGGCCGTCGCCGCGCTCAGCACCGAGGTGCGGCCCTTCCAGACCCATGCCGTGCATCAGTTGATCCCGCATGCCGCCGGAGCGTCGTTGCCCAGCGACCATGCCACCGCGGCGTTCGCGGTGGCGTTCGCCGTCGGGGCGTTGCTGTCCCGTCGATGGGGGGTAGCGCTGAGCGTGCTGGCCACCATCATCGGCTTCGCCCGCGTCTGGACCGGCGTGCACTATCCCGGCGACATCCTTGCCGGCGCGCTCATCGCCGCCGCGGCAGTCGCCACCATCGGCATCGTCGGCCGCGTCTACGACCGCCGTACCCGCCGCCGCCTCGACACCACCGCCTGA
- a CDS encoding DedA family protein, whose protein sequence is MSTPQALLAAGPSFIDPEWLISTFGLIGILAIVFAESGVLIGLFLPGDSLLFTAGLLVADGRYLHQPLWLVCLLVAVAAVVGDQVGYLFGKRVGPSLFRRPNSRLFKQENVHRANAFFARYGARSIVLARFVPVVRTFTPVIAGVSRMHYRTFVTYNIIGGVLWGTGVTVLGYFLGQISFVKTNIELILIAIVLISVVPIGIQFLRSRRRSATTAADATASNSASGTN, encoded by the coding sequence ATGTCCACGCCTCAAGCGCTGCTCGCCGCCGGCCCCAGCTTCATCGACCCGGAATGGCTGATCTCCACCTTCGGGCTGATCGGGATCCTCGCGATCGTCTTCGCCGAGTCCGGGGTGCTCATCGGGTTGTTCCTGCCCGGCGACTCGCTGCTGTTCACCGCCGGCCTGCTCGTCGCCGACGGCCGCTACCTGCATCAGCCGCTCTGGCTGGTCTGCCTCCTCGTCGCCGTCGCCGCCGTGGTTGGCGACCAGGTCGGCTACCTGTTCGGCAAACGGGTCGGCCCGAGCCTGTTCCGTCGCCCCAACTCTCGGCTGTTCAAGCAGGAGAACGTGCACCGGGCCAACGCCTTCTTCGCCCGCTACGGCGCCCGCTCGATCGTGCTGGCCCGCTTCGTGCCGGTCGTGCGGACCTTCACGCCCGTCATCGCCGGGGTGAGCCGAATGCACTATCGCACCTTCGTCACCTACAACATTATCGGTGGCGTTCTCTGGGGCACCGGCGTCACCGTGCTCGGCTACTTCCTCGGACAGATCAGCTTCGTCAAAACGAACATCGAGCTCATCCTGATCGCCATCGTGCTCATCTCCGTCGTGCCGATCGGCATCCAGTTCCTGCGCTCT